Proteins encoded by one window of Anaeromyxobacter diazotrophicus:
- a CDS encoding sigma-70 family RNA polymerase sigma factor has translation MALGTCDGAIPAEGWRTVREEPVELTLVRQAVRGDRAAFARLVDLYQRAVFGLCCRLVQDREEARDAAQETFVRAYAALATYDAANPFGPWLLRIARNHCIDLVRRRLPPARRLELDAPVGGGREDGSELPDAAVRPADEQLVEAQQASAVGAAVAALPHNYREVIHLFHVEHMSYKEIAATLEVPIGTVMTWLHRARARLRERMAEEEREP, from the coding sequence ATGGCGCTCGGCACGTGCGACGGGGCCATCCCCGCGGAGGGGTGGCGGACGGTGAGGGAGGAGCCGGTCGAGCTGACCTTGGTCCGGCAGGCCGTGCGCGGCGACCGCGCGGCCTTCGCGCGCCTCGTCGACCTCTACCAGCGCGCGGTGTTCGGGCTGTGCTGCCGCCTGGTGCAGGACCGGGAGGAGGCGCGCGACGCCGCGCAGGAGACCTTCGTGCGCGCCTACGCGGCCCTCGCCACCTACGACGCCGCGAACCCCTTCGGCCCCTGGCTCCTCCGCATCGCCCGGAATCACTGCATCGACCTCGTCCGCCGCCGGCTCCCGCCGGCGCGCCGGCTGGAGCTCGACGCGCCCGTCGGCGGTGGGCGCGAGGACGGGTCCGAGCTCCCCGACGCCGCCGTCCGGCCCGCCGACGAGCAGCTGGTGGAGGCGCAGCAGGCGAGCGCGGTGGGGGCGGCGGTGGCGGCGCTGCCCCACAACTACCGCGAGGTGATCCACCTCTTCCACGTCGAGCACATGAGCTACAAGGAGATCGCGGCCACGCTGGAGGTGCCCATCGGCACCGTCATGACCTGGCTGCACCGGGCCCGCGCCAGGCTGCGGGAGCGGATGGCGGAGGAGGAGCGGGAGCCATGA
- the trpS gene encoding tryptophan--tRNA ligase gives MTKPIVVSGMRPTGRLHLGHLHGALANWVRLQDEATCFFFSADWHALTTSYHQTESIKQAEREMFVDFLAAGIDPQKATLFVQSQVKEHAELFLLLGMITPLGWLERSPTYKEMRENITDRDLALYGFLGYPVLMTADIILYKATRVPVGADQVTHLELAREIARRFNFHYGQVFPEPAPLLTSAPKILGTDGRKMSKSYGNAIHLGESAEETAKKIMPMATDPARKRRTDPGEPDVCGIGFLHKVYSTPETIAWMYAGCRSAGIGCVDCKKRLLETLGPAQDALRERREALLARPQEVEELVQLGTRKARAAAARTMEEVRAAMKL, from the coding sequence ATGACCAAGCCCATCGTCGTCTCAGGCATGCGCCCCACCGGGCGCCTCCACCTCGGCCACCTCCACGGCGCGCTCGCGAACTGGGTGCGGCTGCAGGACGAGGCCACCTGCTTCTTCTTCAGCGCCGACTGGCACGCGCTCACCACGAGCTACCACCAGACCGAGTCGATCAAGCAGGCCGAGCGCGAGATGTTCGTCGACTTCCTCGCCGCCGGCATCGACCCCCAGAAGGCCACGCTCTTCGTCCAGAGCCAGGTGAAGGAGCACGCGGAGCTCTTCCTCCTGCTCGGCATGATCACGCCGCTGGGGTGGCTCGAGCGCTCGCCCACCTACAAGGAGATGCGGGAGAACATCACCGACCGCGACCTCGCCCTCTACGGCTTCCTCGGCTACCCGGTGCTGATGACGGCCGACATCATCCTGTACAAGGCCACCCGCGTCCCGGTGGGCGCCGACCAGGTGACGCACCTCGAGCTCGCGCGCGAGATCGCGCGGCGCTTCAACTTCCACTACGGGCAGGTGTTCCCCGAGCCGGCGCCGCTGCTCACCAGCGCGCCCAAGATCCTGGGCACCGACGGCCGGAAGATGTCGAAGAGCTACGGCAACGCCATCCACCTCGGCGAGTCGGCCGAGGAGACGGCGAAGAAGATCATGCCGATGGCGACCGACCCGGCCCGCAAGCGCCGCACCGACCCGGGCGAGCCCGACGTCTGCGGCATCGGCTTCCTGCACAAGGTCTACTCGACCCCCGAGACCATCGCCTGGATGTACGCGGGCTGCCGCTCGGCCGGGATCGGCTGCGTCGACTGCAAGAAGCGGCTGCTCGAGACGCTGGGGCCGGCGCAGGACGCGCTGCGCGAGCGGCGCGAGGCGCTGCTGGCCCGCCCGCAGGAGGTCGAGGAGCTGGTGCAGCTCGGGACCCGCAAGGCGCGGGCGGCCGCGGCGCGCACCATGGAAGAGGTCCGCGCCGCGATGAAGCTGTAG
- a CDS encoding site-2 protease family protein, with protein MKILIPLILSLSVHEFAHAWSAWKLGDDTAERSGRLTLNPLAHIDPIGTLLLPLLGIPFGWAKPVPINPARFRRSIRMSTGTMLTAAAGPLSNVALAVLCTVVMGLGYRYYPEAISRGSGTGELLGMMIQLNVALAIFNMIPVPPLDGSRVLEGMLPLRFRGAWESFTRFAPFVLIAVFIGARYIMAGPMGAVYGLLNRLLGAVAGA; from the coding sequence GTGAAGATCCTCATCCCGCTCATCCTCTCCTTGTCCGTGCACGAGTTCGCGCACGCCTGGTCGGCCTGGAAGCTCGGCGACGACACGGCCGAGCGGTCGGGCCGCCTCACGCTCAACCCCCTGGCGCACATCGACCCCATCGGCACGCTGCTCCTGCCGCTGCTCGGGATCCCGTTCGGCTGGGCGAAGCCCGTCCCCATCAACCCGGCGCGGTTCCGCCGGAGCATCCGGATGAGCACCGGCACCATGCTCACCGCCGCCGCCGGGCCGCTCTCGAACGTCGCGCTGGCCGTCCTCTGCACCGTCGTGATGGGGCTCGGCTACCGGTACTACCCGGAGGCCATCTCGCGCGGCTCCGGCACCGGCGAGCTCCTCGGGATGATGATCCAGCTGAACGTCGCGCTGGCCATCTTCAACATGATCCCCGTCCCGCCGCTCGACGGCAGCCGCGTGCTGGAGGGCATGCTGCCGCTGCGGTTCCGCGGCGCGTGGGAGAGCTTCACGCGCTTCGCCCCGTTCGTGCTCATCGCCGTCTTCATCGGCGCCCGGTACATCATGGCCGGGCCGATGGGGGCCGTGTACGGGCTCCTCAACCGGCTGCTCGGCGCGGTCGCGGGCGCGTAG
- a CDS encoding general stress protein B has translation MAEEKKGGSKGAMTVSEAGRKGGVRVRETRGRKFYEEIGKKGGETVKAERGRKFYEEIGKKGGDTVKAERGPRFYEEIGKKGGETIKAERGTPFYEEIGRKGGHKVRELIEKGKAEAPHGEGAATDREHH, from the coding sequence ATGGCTGAAGAGAAGAAGGGCGGCAGCAAGGGCGCGATGACGGTCTCGGAGGCCGGCCGCAAGGGCGGCGTGCGGGTGCGCGAGACGCGCGGCCGCAAGTTCTACGAGGAGATCGGCAAGAAGGGCGGCGAGACGGTGAAGGCCGAGCGCGGCCGCAAGTTCTACGAGGAGATCGGGAAGAAGGGCGGGGACACGGTCAAGGCCGAGCGCGGGCCGCGCTTCTACGAGGAGATCGGGAAGAAGGGCGGCGAGACCATCAAGGCCGAGCGCGGCACGCCCTTCTACGAGGAGATCGGGCGCAAGGGCGGCCACAAGGTCCGCGAGCTCATCGAGAAGGGCAAGGCGGAGGCGCCGCACGGCGAGGGCGCGGCGACGGATCGCGAGCACCATTGA
- a CDS encoding anti-sigma factor family protein, protein MTSHLTDELAQAYVDRALPDAERARCAEHLAACQDCGLVVESYRALAAALDGLDAPAPPAGFTAGVMARIDLTQRERAFDRRLALGILGVATCLALALFALAGSAGWAPVLSGATEAFARAARAAAVTADVAAPLLRALRLQIALGCAALALPLLLALSRLVPRTAAAPA, encoded by the coding sequence ATGACGAGCCACCTCACCGACGAGCTGGCGCAGGCCTACGTGGACCGCGCGCTCCCGGACGCCGAGCGTGCGCGCTGCGCCGAGCACCTCGCGGCCTGCCAGGACTGCGGCCTCGTGGTCGAGTCGTACCGCGCGCTCGCGGCGGCGCTCGACGGGCTCGACGCGCCGGCGCCGCCGGCCGGCTTCACCGCCGGCGTGATGGCCCGCATCGACCTCACGCAGCGCGAGCGCGCCTTCGACCGGCGGCTGGCGCTCGGCATCCTCGGCGTCGCCACCTGCCTCGCGCTGGCCCTGTTCGCGCTGGCGGGGAGCGCCGGCTGGGCGCCGGTCCTGTCGGGCGCCACCGAAGCGTTCGCCCGCGCCGCCCGCGCTGCCGCGGTGACCGCCGACGTGGCGGCGCCGCTCCTGCGGGCGCTCCGGCTGCAGATCGCGCTCGGCTGCGCCGCGCTGGCCCTGCCGCTCCTCCTCGCCCTGTCGCGCCTCGTGCCGCGCACCGCCGCGGCGCCCGCCTGA
- a CDS encoding RimK family alpha-L-glutamate ligase, which produces MRFGVVTAWPAEDWHSRRLLASFGRRGEAAAVDPAALAAFVGEAALEVRASQRPAARFDAWVLARGLGRSGDPDVQFEVYRALEGTGSLVVNKIDALLSAQDKLRTSWLLRRAGVATPRAAVAQAPRQAVAALAWLGEAVAKPIAGSLGDGLERVRDDRAGRRAVLDRVGRDGAVYLQAWVEHPGRDARLFVVGERVAGAMERRAPPGEWRTNVERGARVRPLPAGGPLGALAVAAARALGLDWAGVDVVTGPEGPTVLEVNGNPSWVGILEATGEDMAEPIAEHVWARARQRLERTRPTPEQAGANHG; this is translated from the coding sequence GTGCGTTTCGGGGTCGTCACCGCCTGGCCGGCGGAGGACTGGCACAGCCGCCGGCTGCTGGCGAGCTTCGGCCGGCGCGGGGAGGCCGCGGCGGTGGACCCGGCGGCCCTGGCCGCGTTCGTCGGCGAGGCGGCGCTGGAGGTGCGGGCGAGCCAGCGGCCCGCCGCGCGCTTCGACGCGTGGGTGCTCGCCCGCGGGCTCGGGCGGAGCGGCGACCCGGACGTCCAGTTCGAGGTCTACCGCGCGCTGGAGGGGACCGGTTCGCTGGTGGTGAACAAGATCGACGCGCTGCTCTCGGCCCAGGACAAGCTGCGCACCTCCTGGCTCCTGCGGCGCGCGGGCGTGGCCACGCCGCGCGCGGCGGTGGCGCAGGCGCCGCGCCAGGCGGTGGCGGCGCTGGCCTGGCTGGGCGAGGCGGTGGCGAAGCCCATCGCCGGCTCGCTCGGCGACGGGCTGGAGCGGGTGCGCGACGATCGGGCCGGCCGGCGGGCGGTGCTCGACCGCGTCGGCCGCGACGGCGCCGTCTACCTGCAGGCGTGGGTCGAGCACCCGGGGCGCGACGCGCGCCTGTTCGTGGTGGGAGAGCGCGTGGCCGGCGCGATGGAGCGGAGGGCGCCTCCCGGCGAGTGGCGGACGAACGTGGAGCGCGGGGCGCGCGTGCGCCCCCTGCCCGCGGGCGGGCCGCTGGGCGCGCTGGCGGTGGCGGCGGCGCGCGCGCTCGGCCTCGACTGGGCCGGGGTGGACGTGGTGACGGGCCCGGAGGGACCGACGGTGCTCGAGGTGAACGGGAATCCGAGCTGGGTCGGGATCCTGGAGGCGACGGGCGAGGACATGGCGGAGCCGATCGCGGAGCACGTGTGGGCTCGCGCGCGGCAGCGGCTGGAGCGGACGAGACCCACACCGGAGCAGGCGGGAGCGAACCATGGCTGA
- a CDS encoding segregation and condensation protein A gives MSKAPAQQAVAPGDHAAEGEGEGAPGRAALDAFRVTLPSVKDGQPPFEGPLDLLLHLVKEHQLDLFDIPIARITEGYLATLEAMRQLDIDIAGEFLHMAAQLILMKSKLLLPRTEVAEDAPADEAAGVDPRAELVRRLLEYQKYKAAAEDLAQHDLLDRDVFARQVRAPPVQAPEGPEGLADVSVFKLIEALDRALAHAKPGFGHEVVTDRLSITDAISRVAEVLRLRRRVSFEELLGGGEERPTRGTVLATFLALLEMAKLKLIRIYQASADEAGAGAEIVVEAKATLGEGPVAATEDYR, from the coding sequence ATGTCGAAGGCGCCGGCACAGCAGGCGGTCGCCCCGGGCGATCACGCCGCCGAGGGCGAGGGCGAGGGCGCGCCCGGCCGCGCCGCGCTCGACGCCTTCCGCGTCACGCTGCCCTCGGTGAAGGACGGGCAGCCCCCGTTCGAGGGCCCGCTCGACCTGCTCCTCCACCTGGTGAAGGAGCACCAGCTCGATCTGTTCGACATCCCCATCGCCCGCATCACCGAGGGTTACCTGGCGACGCTCGAGGCGATGCGGCAGCTCGACATCGACATCGCGGGCGAGTTCCTGCACATGGCGGCGCAGCTCATCCTCATGAAGAGCAAGCTGCTCCTGCCGCGCACCGAGGTGGCCGAGGACGCGCCGGCGGACGAGGCGGCCGGGGTCGATCCGCGGGCGGAGCTGGTGCGGCGGCTGCTCGAGTACCAGAAGTACAAGGCGGCGGCGGAGGACCTCGCCCAGCACGACCTGCTCGACCGCGACGTCTTCGCGCGCCAGGTGCGCGCGCCGCCGGTGCAGGCGCCGGAGGGGCCGGAGGGCCTGGCCGACGTCTCGGTGTTCAAGCTCATCGAGGCGCTCGACCGCGCGCTCGCGCACGCCAAGCCCGGCTTCGGCCACGAGGTGGTGACCGACCGGCTCTCCATCACCGACGCCATCTCGCGCGTGGCCGAGGTGCTGCGCCTGCGGCGGCGGGTGTCGTTCGAGGAGCTGCTCGGGGGCGGGGAGGAGCGGCCGACGCGGGGGACGGTGCTCGCCACCTTCCTGGCGCTGCTCGAGATGGCGAAGCTGAAGCTCATCCGCATCTACCAGGCGTCGGCCGACGAGGCGGGCGCGGGCGCGGAGATCGTGGTCGAGGCCAAGGCGACCCTCGGCGAGGGACCGGTCGCGGCCACGGAGGATTACCGGTGA
- a CDS encoding STN domain-containing protein: MLLPTLLALLLAAPPPPRPPAPPPAPREAPAQAGARRLGAWPAHPSGKTVTLEDESVTLDDALAKIAEAAGWSLVAHTGSLGERELRLTLRRVPVEEALDAVLEGTPLAATRRGEVVTVAPGRAGPADVPVLSGFEKPTGKRFTGDFAEAPVGEALTKVADAGGLSLVLPPGLRGAVNGHFREAPVEDALRALLAQAGLTARREGGILTVARQSGPSLVIQGGKRGFTFHYDTDEADPGADAQRSLRDAQRAERDARREAKRAQREARRAAGKGGNAQVTRGDKVVGAGERAGQVVVLTGNVRLDEGASAEQVVAVLGSVELAPGASVDGEVVAVGGDIHVSPGARIAGEAVSVGGRIVIDPSGAVEGEQVSLDVPGLGGALALLGARTPGFGPRTPLLGLAHALVQFAVFFGLGLLLLVVFPRRVEALTGSVSQAPLKAVLTGILGTLALPVVALLLVATIVGIPLVAVLVLGVLVAAVMGYTALALHLGRLVPFHFERGAPILQLAIGTAVLVAIGQLPVLGALAWLAAWLLVFGIVLRTRFGRPPTAAPPPVYGTTAPPPPSPPPAPPPATGTEGR; encoded by the coding sequence ATGCTCCTCCCGACGCTGCTCGCCCTCCTCCTCGCCGCCCCGCCCCCGCCCCGGCCGCCGGCGCCACCGCCCGCGCCGCGCGAGGCGCCCGCGCAGGCCGGCGCCAGGCGGCTCGGCGCGTGGCCCGCGCACCCGAGCGGGAAGACCGTCACGCTCGAGGACGAGAGCGTCACGCTCGACGACGCGCTGGCGAAGATCGCGGAGGCAGCCGGCTGGAGCCTCGTCGCCCACACCGGCAGCCTGGGCGAGCGCGAGCTGCGGCTCACCCTGCGCCGGGTCCCGGTGGAGGAGGCGCTCGACGCCGTGCTGGAGGGGACGCCGCTCGCCGCCACCCGCCGCGGCGAGGTCGTCACGGTCGCGCCCGGCCGCGCCGGGCCGGCCGACGTGCCGGTCCTCTCCGGGTTCGAGAAGCCCACCGGGAAGCGCTTCACCGGCGACTTCGCCGAGGCGCCGGTGGGCGAGGCGCTCACCAAGGTCGCGGACGCCGGCGGGCTCTCGCTGGTGCTGCCGCCCGGGCTCCGCGGCGCGGTGAACGGCCACTTCCGCGAGGCGCCCGTCGAGGACGCGCTGCGGGCGCTGCTCGCCCAGGCCGGCCTCACCGCCCGCCGCGAGGGGGGCATCCTCACCGTCGCGCGCCAGAGCGGGCCGAGCCTCGTCATCCAGGGCGGGAAGCGCGGCTTCACGTTCCACTACGACACGGACGAGGCCGACCCGGGGGCCGACGCGCAGCGCTCCCTGCGCGACGCCCAGCGCGCCGAGCGGGACGCCCGGCGCGAGGCCAAGCGCGCCCAGCGCGAGGCCCGCCGGGCCGCGGGCAAGGGCGGCAACGCGCAGGTGACGCGCGGAGACAAGGTGGTCGGCGCCGGCGAGCGCGCGGGGCAGGTGGTGGTGCTCACCGGCAACGTGCGCCTCGACGAGGGCGCGAGCGCCGAGCAGGTGGTGGCGGTGCTCGGCTCGGTGGAGCTCGCCCCGGGCGCCAGCGTGGACGGCGAGGTGGTGGCGGTCGGCGGCGACATCCACGTGTCCCCGGGCGCGCGCATCGCCGGCGAGGCGGTCTCGGTCGGCGGCCGGATCGTGATCGACCCCTCCGGCGCCGTCGAGGGGGAGCAGGTGAGCCTCGACGTGCCGGGGCTGGGCGGCGCGCTGGCGCTCCTGGGCGCCCGCACGCCGGGGTTCGGACCGCGGACCCCGCTGCTCGGCCTCGCGCACGCGCTGGTCCAGTTCGCCGTCTTCTTCGGGCTCGGGCTCCTCCTGCTGGTGGTGTTCCCGCGGCGGGTCGAGGCGCTGACCGGCTCGGTGTCGCAGGCGCCGCTGAAGGCGGTGCTGACCGGCATCCTCGGCACGCTGGCGCTGCCGGTGGTCGCGCTCCTCCTCGTCGCCACCATCGTCGGGATCCCGCTCGTGGCGGTGCTGGTGCTGGGCGTGCTGGTGGCGGCGGTGATGGGCTACACCGCGCTCGCGCTCCACCTCGGCCGGCTGGTGCCGTTCCACTTCGAGCGCGGCGCGCCCATCCTGCAGCTCGCCATCGGCACGGCGGTGCTGGTGGCGATCGGGCAGCTCCCGGTCCTGGGCGCCCTGGCGTGGCTCGCGGCCTGGCTGCTCGTCTTCGGGATCGTGCTCCGCACGCGCTTCGGGCGGCCGCCCACGGCGGCCCCGCCGCCTGTCTACGGCACCACCGCCCCGCCCCCGCCCTCTCCTCCCCCCGCGCCGCCTCCGGCGACCGGGACCGAGGGCCGCTGA
- the xerD gene encoding site-specific tyrosine recombinase XerD, whose protein sequence is MANPLDPALDLFLVHVRVEKGLSPNSVDAYARDLRRYLDDLQRQGVGGWADVRREHLLAHLDHLLRAGLGARSQARALSAIRSLHRLLQAERLAEVDPTEDVDGPRPAHKLPQLLSRDEVDRLLAAPRPTTPAGLRDRAMLELLYATGLRVSELVALSVNDLHLETRMLLARGKGSKERIVPVGAPAAEAVRAYVESARPRLLRGRISKDLFVTPRAARMTRQGFWKLLNRYARAAGIARRISPHKLRHSFATHLLAGGADLRAVQAMLGHADIATTQIYTHVETSHVQRVYAKAHPRA, encoded by the coding sequence GTGGCGAACCCGCTCGATCCCGCGCTCGATCTCTTCCTCGTCCACGTGCGGGTGGAGAAGGGGCTGTCGCCGAACAGCGTCGACGCCTACGCGCGCGACCTGCGGCGGTACCTCGACGACCTCCAGCGGCAGGGCGTCGGCGGCTGGGCCGACGTCCGGCGCGAGCACCTGCTCGCGCACCTCGACCACCTGCTCCGGGCCGGCCTGGGCGCCCGCAGCCAGGCCCGGGCGCTCTCGGCCATCCGCTCGCTGCATCGCCTGCTGCAGGCGGAGCGCTTGGCCGAGGTCGACCCCACCGAGGACGTCGACGGGCCGCGCCCGGCGCACAAGCTCCCCCAGCTCCTCTCCCGCGACGAGGTGGACCGCCTGCTCGCCGCCCCCCGGCCCACCACCCCGGCCGGCCTGCGCGACCGGGCCATGCTCGAGCTGCTCTACGCCACCGGGCTCCGCGTCTCGGAGCTGGTCGCCCTCTCGGTGAACGACCTCCACCTCGAGACGCGCATGCTGCTCGCCCGCGGCAAGGGGTCGAAGGAGCGCATCGTCCCGGTGGGCGCGCCCGCCGCCGAGGCGGTCCGCGCCTACGTCGAGTCCGCGCGGCCGCGGCTCCTGCGCGGGCGGATCTCGAAGGACCTGTTCGTCACCCCGCGCGCGGCGCGCATGACGCGCCAGGGGTTCTGGAAGCTCCTCAACCGCTACGCGCGGGCGGCCGGCATCGCCCGGCGCATCTCGCCGCACAAGCTGCGCCACTCCTTCGCCACGCACCTGCTCGCCGGCGGCGCCGACCTCCGCGCCGTCCAGGCCATGCTGGGGCACGCCGACATCGCCACCACCCAGATCTACACGCACGTCGAGACGAGCCACGTGCAGCGGGTGTACGCGAAGGCGCACCCGCGGGCGTGA
- the scpB gene encoding SMC-Scp complex subunit ScpB, translating into MTEETKDPAATVSTAELDALQAAEDAKGDPALDEVEPADIEVHEGEKEEPFDKLAAKAKKLPAERVRAVVEALLFLAEKPLTPEEVRAASGLEVPVVQKALDKLAGHYRDGVCGIVLHEVAGGWQFRSAPDLSDFARRFLRVKPQRLTRAALETLAIIAYRQPVTRPEIEEIRGVDCGAVVKALLERKLIKILGKKEEPGRPMLYGTTREFLEFFALKDLASLPTLREFHELSEEHRDIVEKEAPPEEGPKLEGLVAELADPNLRAAMEAKQAEGEAALAELERAIETADEKTRAAQEALEPKQPQAEVSEAVTSTSTPTATSTATATAIETATATATPTANETSTSTSTEPPTATPTADDAESKGEIS; encoded by the coding sequence GTGACCGAAGAGACGAAGGATCCCGCCGCCACGGTCTCCACGGCGGAGCTCGACGCGCTCCAGGCGGCCGAGGACGCCAAGGGCGATCCCGCGCTCGACGAGGTGGAGCCGGCCGACATCGAGGTGCACGAGGGGGAGAAGGAGGAGCCCTTCGACAAGCTGGCGGCCAAGGCCAAGAAGCTCCCCGCCGAGCGCGTCCGCGCCGTGGTGGAGGCGCTGCTCTTCCTGGCCGAGAAGCCGCTCACCCCGGAGGAGGTACGCGCCGCGAGCGGCCTCGAGGTGCCGGTGGTGCAGAAGGCGCTCGACAAGCTCGCCGGGCACTACCGCGACGGCGTGTGCGGGATCGTGCTGCACGAGGTGGCGGGGGGCTGGCAGTTCCGCAGCGCGCCCGACCTCTCCGACTTCGCCCGCCGCTTCCTGCGCGTGAAGCCGCAGCGCCTCACCCGCGCCGCGCTCGAGACGCTCGCCATCATCGCCTACCGCCAGCCGGTGACCCGCCCCGAGATCGAGGAGATCCGCGGCGTGGACTGCGGCGCGGTGGTGAAGGCGCTGCTCGAGCGCAAGCTCATCAAGATCCTGGGCAAGAAGGAGGAGCCGGGGCGGCCCATGCTGTACGGCACCACCCGCGAGTTCCTCGAGTTCTTCGCCCTCAAGGACCTCGCCTCGCTGCCGACGCTGCGCGAGTTCCACGAGCTGTCCGAGGAGCACCGCGACATCGTGGAGAAGGAGGCGCCGCCGGAGGAGGGCCCGAAGCTGGAGGGGCTCGTGGCCGAGCTCGCCGACCCCAACCTGCGCGCCGCGATGGAGGCGAAGCAGGCCGAGGGCGAGGCGGCCCTGGCGGAGCTGGAGCGCGCCATCGAGACGGCGGACGAGAAGACGCGCGCGGCGCAGGAGGCGCTCGAGCCGAAGCAGCCGCAGGCGGAGGTGTCGGAGGCCGTGACCTCGACCTCGACCCCGACAGCGACCTCGACAGCGACAGCGACCGCGATCGAAACCGCGACGGCGACCGCGACCCCGACCGCGAACGAAACGTCGACGTCGACCTCGACGGAGCCCCCGACCGCGACCCCGACCGCGGATGATGCGGAGTCGAAGGGCGAGATCTCATGA
- a CDS encoding pseudouridine synthase: MTERLQKFLASAGVASRRKAEEIISAGRVTVNSQRVTELGTKVDPAKDLVAVDGKLVSAPEEHQYLLLYKPSGCVTTLSDPEGRPTAASYLAGVKARVFPVGRLDYDAEGAVLFTTDGELANRLAHPRYGHQRVYLAKVKGEPAPEQLERMKAGLRLEDGPAKALEVGVHEQAEKNTWIRIVVGEGRYHLVKRLCEAVGLQVLRLFRPEFGGVSVQGLRPGRFRPLEAEELSAMRRSVGLDGGVAGEPSQVQRRPLPRAARRHGHGPPPAPGAAAPAPKGQAPKGQAKGQAPKGAARPPPRRRPR, encoded by the coding sequence ATGACCGAGCGCCTGCAGAAGTTCCTCGCCTCCGCCGGGGTCGCCTCGCGGCGCAAGGCGGAGGAGATCATCTCGGCCGGGCGGGTCACGGTGAACTCGCAGCGCGTGACCGAGCTCGGCACCAAGGTCGACCCGGCGAAGGACCTGGTCGCCGTCGACGGCAAGCTCGTCTCCGCGCCCGAGGAGCACCAGTACCTGCTCCTCTACAAGCCCTCCGGCTGCGTGACGACGCTCTCCGATCCGGAGGGGCGCCCGACCGCCGCCTCCTACCTCGCGGGCGTGAAGGCGCGCGTCTTCCCGGTGGGCCGGCTCGACTACGACGCCGAGGGGGCGGTGCTCTTCACCACCGACGGCGAGCTGGCGAACCGGCTGGCGCACCCGCGCTACGGCCACCAGCGCGTCTACCTGGCCAAGGTGAAGGGCGAGCCCGCGCCGGAGCAGCTCGAGCGCATGAAGGCGGGGCTCAGGCTGGAGGACGGCCCGGCCAAGGCGCTCGAGGTCGGCGTCCACGAGCAGGCCGAGAAGAACACCTGGATCCGCATCGTGGTGGGGGAGGGGCGCTACCACCTCGTGAAGCGGCTGTGCGAGGCGGTCGGACTTCAAGTGTTGCGCCTCTTCCGCCCGGAGTTCGGCGGCGTCTCGGTGCAGGGGCTCCGGCCCGGCCGCTTCCGCCCGCTCGAGGCGGAGGAGCTGTCGGCCATGCGGCGGTCGGTCGGCCTCGACGGCGGCGTCGCCGGAGAGCCGTCCCAGGTGCAGCGCCGGCCGCTCCCGCGGGCCGCGCGCCGCCACGGCCACGGACCGCCGCCGGCGCCCGGGGCCGCGGCGCCGGCGCCGAAGGGTCAGGCGCCGAAGGGTCAGGCGAAGGGCCAGGCGCCGAAGGGCGCCGCCCGCCCGCCGCCCCGCCGCCGTCCGCGCTAG
- a CDS encoding L-threonylcarbamoyladenylate synthase, whose translation MAAAPIVEIDPQHPQPRLIERAVQTLSSGGLIAFPTDTYYAIGCDLFDKRAIERIYQLKQLPRSHELSFICPDLAEVSRYAIVDNAAYRVLRRKTPGPFTFVLPATRLVPDLVLRRQKTVGVRLPDSPIALALVRALAHPVISTSAAAPDGEVLIDAHDIKERLGHGLDLILDGGFKPNEASSVIDLTGPEPVVVRQGKGDTSDLLL comes from the coding sequence ATGGCGGCCGCCCCCATCGTCGAGATCGACCCGCAGCACCCGCAGCCGCGCCTCATCGAGCGCGCGGTGCAGACGCTCTCCTCCGGCGGCCTCATCGCCTTCCCCACCGACACCTATTACGCCATCGGCTGCGACCTGTTCGACAAGCGCGCCATCGAGCGCATCTACCAGCTGAAGCAGCTGCCCCGGTCGCACGAGCTGTCGTTCATCTGCCCCGACCTGGCGGAGGTGTCGCGCTACGCCATCGTGGACAACGCCGCCTACCGGGTGCTGCGCCGCAAGACGCCGGGGCCCTTCACCTTCGTCCTGCCGGCCACGCGGCTCGTGCCGGACCTCGTGCTGCGCCGCCAGAAGACGGTCGGCGTCCGGCTGCCGGACAGCCCCATCGCGCTGGCGCTGGTGCGCGCGCTCGCCCACCCCGTCATCAGCACCTCGGCCGCCGCGCCGGACGGCGAGGTCCTCATCGACGCCCACGACATCAAGGAGCGGCTCGGCCACGGGCTCGACCTCATCCTCGACGGCGGCTTCAAGCCCAACGAGGCCTCCTCGGTGATCGACCTCACCGGCCCGGAGCCGGTGGTGGTGCGGCAGGGGAAGGGCGACACGAGCGACCTGCTGCTCTGA